In Streptomyces sp. ML-6, the genomic stretch TCGCCGAGGACTTCCTGCGCACCCCGTGGGACGGGCTGCCCCGTGACCCGTACCGCTGGGCGCGGTTCGGGCTCGACGCGCTCCAGCCCGCCTCGCTGCTCTCCCGCCGCTTCCGCGGGGAGAAGGCGCGCGGACTGTTCGCCGGGCTCGCCGCCCACGCCATAGCCCCCACCAGCGGTCTGGCCACCGGCGGGATCGCCCTGCTCTTCGCCCTGGCGGCGCACGAGAAGGGCTGGCCCGTGCCGCGCGGCGGATCGCAGGCCATCTCCGACGCCCTCGCCTCGTACCTGCGCGAACAGGGCGGCACGATCCACACCGGTACGGAGGTCAAGCGGCTCGACGAACTCCCGCCCGCCCGCGCCTACGTCTTCGACACCTCGCCGACCGCCGTCGCCCGCATCGCGGGGCTCGGCCGGGCCTACCGCGGCTACCGGTACGGCGCCTCCTGCTTCAAGATCGATTACGCCCTGTCGGGCCCCGCCCCCTGGACGGCCGAGGAGGCCCGGCGTGCCGGAACGGTCCACATCGGCCCCACCGCCGGTGAGATCGACTCCGCGCTGACGGCCGCGGTGAAGGGGCACGACCCGAGCGTGCCGTTCCTGATCACCGCGCAGCCCAGCCTGATCGACCCGTCCCGCGCCCCCGAGGGCCGGCACGTCTTCTGGGCGTACGGGCACGTCCCGGCGGGCTGGGAGGGCGACGCCACCGACGTCATCGAACGCCAGCTGGAGCGCTTCGCCCCCGGCTTCCGCGACCTGGTGCTCGCCCGCGCGGTCGCCGGGCCGCCGCAACTCGCCGCGCGCAACGCCAACTACGTCGACGGCGACATCGCGTGCGGTGCGTTCGCCGGGCTGCAGACGGTGCTCCGCCCCAAGCTCGCCCGCGTCCCGTACGCGACGGCGCACCCGGCGGTGTTCCTGTGCTCCTCGGCCACCCCGCCCGGCCCCGGTGTGCACGGGATGTCCGGCCACCACGCGGCGAAGGCGGTCTGGCGACGGCTCCGGGCGTCCTGAGAACGCCCCGGGAGCCGGGCGGCCCGAAAACAGCCGGGCGGCCCGAAAACAGCCGGGCGGCCCGAAAACAGCCGGGCCGCCCGGGGTCACCGCGGAGGGCGTTCGGCGGACTGTTTCACCAGCTCGGCCCGGAGCTCCTCCGGGTCCAGGGCCAGCAGCTCGCCGATCTGCCCGTCCCACCCCTCGGCGGCCCGCTCCCCCGCGGACCGGAACCCCTGCCGCACCCGGCCCCCGGCCACGGCCAGGGCGACCGCGACGACCGGCCGCAGCAGCCACCGGCCGCGCACCGTGACCGACACGTCCACCCGCCACAGCCCGCCGTCCGCCCGGCTCGGCCGCAGCCGCGCCTCGCCCAGCCGGTGCCTCAGCCGGGCCGTCATCGGGGCCCGCGCCACCGGCGGGGCCCCGGGCAGGAGGCCGGCCGCCGCCCACTACGCGGCCAGGTCGAGCCTGGCCCTCCCCGTGCCCCGGTACAGCGTCCCCGAGCCCTCCGGCCCCCGCAGCTCCCCCTCGGCCTCCAGCAACCGGGGCCGGTCCGGGCTGCTCAGCCGGAGAACCAGGCGCGCCGTGAGGTCGTCCTGGGCCGACAGCTGCTCCACGGCGATCGCCTTGGTGCGCCGCCACTCGTGCACGAGGACGACGGTCCGCTCCGTGGAGTCGGCCTCCGTGATCTCGTACCGGGCGCCGGCCCGCAGATGGCGCCCCTTCAACAGACGCACGCCCACGACCGGCTGCCCGTTCTCCAACAGGACCTGCTCGCCGTCGGCCCGGCTGGATTCGGCGAAGTCGCAGAGTATCCCGATGAGTTCGCGGACTCGGCCGGGCTCCAGGGGGCGGACGACGACGGAGTGGTGGAAGGAGGTCATACGGCCCCGGCCACGGAGCCGGAACGTTCGTACGGATCGCTCACTGTTCCCCACCCACTTCCGGCCATTTCCCGTGCGTCCTGTCGAGTGTGCACGACGGCGCCCGCGCGAGTCCGCCGGGGTGCGGGTCGAAGGCGCGCCGCAGCCACTGCGCGAGCCGGGCCCCGAAGTCCTCGGCGGAGACGATGTCCGAGGCCGGGAGCATCCCGAAGTCGTCGAGGGAGGCGGCGAATTCGACGTCGGCCCAGCCGCCCCGGAACAGCACCACGACCAGCTCGGCGTCGTCCGGGCCGCGGGCGACGACGCCCAGCGAGTCGGGGTCGCCCACCCGCGCCCGGTCGGTTTCCAGCGGCTGGGGCCAGGACGCCTCCGCGTCCCGCCACGTCACCGGGCCGAACACCACTCCGCGATCGCGCCAGAGCGCTGCCTCACCGGCGAGCACGGCGGCGGCCCGATCGAGATCGACGATCCTCTCCATCCCGGGATCATGACCGCCCGGAGCCCCGCCATCAACCGTGTCACGGGGCGGGCGGCGAAACGCCGCCGACGGGCGGGGAGGCGAATCCGAAGGAGCCTGGCAGTGCCGCGTCGATGTCGGAATTCCGCCAGCCTCCCGGGTGTCCGTACCGGATGCTTGAGGCATGTACACCGACACCGAGCGCTGCGTACGGGCCGTCCGGTCCAAGGACGCCCGCTTCGACGGCTGGTTCTTCACGGCGGTCCTGACCACCCGGAT encodes the following:
- a CDS encoding NAD(P)/FAD-dependent oxidoreductase, coding for MPSMLDAVVVGAGPNGLTAAVELARRGFAVEVFEAEGTVGGGARTEELTLPGFRHDPCSAVHPLGIGSPAFDAMPLARHGLEWIQPELALAHPFPDGTAAVLTGSVGESAMSLGARDAGAYRRLVAPYLGHWDTLAEDFLRTPWDGLPRDPYRWARFGLDALQPASLLSRRFRGEKARGLFAGLAAHAIAPTSGLATGGIALLFALAAHEKGWPVPRGGSQAISDALASYLREQGGTIHTGTEVKRLDELPPARAYVFDTSPTAVARIAGLGRAYRGYRYGASCFKIDYALSGPAPWTAEEARRAGTVHIGPTAGEIDSALTAAVKGHDPSVPFLITAQPSLIDPSRAPEGRHVFWAYGHVPAGWEGDATDVIERQLERFAPGFRDLVLARAVAGPPQLAARNANYVDGDIACGAFAGLQTVLRPKLARVPYATAHPAVFLCSSATPPGPGVHGMSGHHAAKAVWRRLRAS